In the genome of Acidobacteriota bacterium, the window GTCGAAATCGAGGTCACTGTCGAGTACACCCGGCTCAAGGCTCCCGCCAAGGTGGCGAAGACGCCCTTCTTCGACCCGCCCCGCAAACGCTCCAACCCGGGAGGCGGACCGTGAAGCGCTATGACGCCATCATCATCGGGGGAGGGCACAACGGGCTGGTGGCGGGAGCCTACCTGGCCCGCGCCGGACTCAAGACGCTGGTGCTGGAACAGCGTCCGCTGGTGGGGGGAGCGGCGGTCAGCGAACAGGTCTATCCCGGATTCACCTACTCGGTCTTCTCCTACGTGGTCAGCTTGCTGCGTCCCGAAATCATCCGCGACCTGCGCCTGGCCCAGCACGGACTGGTCATTCTGCCCCTGGAGAGCACTCTTACCCCGCTGCCCGGCGGCGACCGCCTCTACCGCGACGGCGACAAATACCGCACCCAGCGCGACATCGCCCGCTTCTCGGTGCGCGACGCCGAGGCTTACGCCGAATACTCGCGGGTCATGTACTTCATGGCCAAGGCGGTCAAGTATATGCTGGGCGTCAAGCCTCCCGACCCCGCCTCCTGGCGGCCCGGCGAACTGGGCGGACTGCTCGACCTGGCCCGCCACATGTTGGGCCTGGGACGCGAGCAGCTCTACCTGCTGAGCCGCCTCATGACGGCCTCGGCCTACGACTTCTTGCGCGAGTGGTTCGAGTCCGAGCCGCTGCTGGCCACTCTCTCGGCTTCAGGCATCATCGGCACATTCCTGGGTCCGCGCTCGCCGGGGACGGCCTACGTGCTGCTGCACCATTACATGGGCGAGATCGACGGCAACTTCCGGGCCTGGGGATTCGCCCGTGGCGGCACCGGAGCCATTTCCGAAGCCATCGCCTCCTCGGCCCGGGCGCTGGGCGCCGAGATCCGCTGCGACGCGGGAGTGGCCGAGGTCATCCTCGAGGACGGCTTAGCCGCGGGAGTCCGCCTGCAGAACGGCGACGAATGCCATGCCGACACCGTCGTGTCCTCCCTCGACCCCCACAATACCTTCCTCAAGCTGATCGGAGAGGATCACTTGCCCGCCGACCTGGTGCGGGCTGTCTCCAACTTCACTTCGCGCGGGTCCTCCGCCAAGGTCAACCTGGCTTTGGACGCCGCCCCCGACTTGGCCTGCTGGCCCGGCGCCGGTCCTCATCTGCGCGGGGCCGTTTCCATTTCGCCCTCCACCGAATACCTGGAGCAAGCCTACGACGACGCCAAGTACGGACGCTTCTCGCGCAAGCCCTACATCGACATGATCATCCCCTCCATGATCGATCCCGGCATGGCGCCGCCGGGCAAGCACGTCATGAGCTGTTTCGTCCAATACGCCCCCTACCACCTGCGTTCCGGCGCACAATCCTGGGACCAGCAGCGCGATGTCCTGGGCGATGCGGTCATCGACACGCTGAGCCAATTCATTCCCAACCTCAAGGACATCCTCCTCCACCGCCAGGTGCTGACGCCGCTCGACATCGAACGCACCATCGGACTCACCCAGGGCAATATCTTCCAGGGAGAATTGAGCCTGCAGCAGCTCTTCTTTTTGCGTCCGGCGGCGGGATACGCCGGCTATCACACCCCCATCCCCAACTACTTTCAATGCGGCTCCGCAACCCATCCCGGCGGAGGCATCACCGGCGCCCCCGGGCGCCTGGCCGCCCTGGAGATCCTGCGCCGCCTGCGCCACCCCGGGGAGGCCCGAGCATGATCTACCTGGGATCGACGCCTGAAGTGCTGGCCGGGGCCACCTTGCGGGCCCTGGGCGGGGAGGCAGCGCAAATCTTGGAACCCTCGGCCAGGCTAGGGGGATGGGCCGTGACCGGCGAACTTTGGCCGGGGATCGAAGTTCCCCTCCAAACCCACCACGCGGGAGGACTGAGCCAGCGGATCATCGACGATCTAAAGCTGGTGGAAA includes:
- a CDS encoding NAD(P)/FAD-dependent oxidoreductase translates to MKRYDAIIIGGGHNGLVAGAYLARAGLKTLVLEQRPLVGGAAVSEQVYPGFTYSVFSYVVSLLRPEIIRDLRLAQHGLVILPLESTLTPLPGGDRLYRDGDKYRTQRDIARFSVRDAEAYAEYSRVMYFMAKAVKYMLGVKPPDPASWRPGELGGLLDLARHMLGLGREQLYLLSRLMTASAYDFLREWFESEPLLATLSASGIIGTFLGPRSPGTAYVLLHHYMGEIDGNFRAWGFARGGTGAISEAIASSARALGAEIRCDAGVAEVILEDGLAAGVRLQNGDECHADTVVSSLDPHNTFLKLIGEDHLPADLVRAVSNFTSRGSSAKVNLALDAAPDLACWPGAGPHLRGAVSISPSTEYLEQAYDDAKYGRFSRKPYIDMIIPSMIDPGMAPPGKHVMSCFVQYAPYHLRSGAQSWDQQRDVLGDAVIDTLSQFIPNLKDILLHRQVLTPLDIERTIGLTQGNIFQGELSLQQLFFLRPAAGYAGYHTPIPNYFQCGSATHPGGGITGAPGRLAALEILRRLRHPGEARA